From one Humulus lupulus chromosome 8, drHumLupu1.1, whole genome shotgun sequence genomic stretch:
- the LOC133796273 gene encoding uncharacterized protein LOC133796273 encodes MVKTRGTSSKKTPTSQSRKVPYPSPPPSVSMAPPSVTALATSVGKTSKSKVRKKVFSLCTEHPMVFPNITVDIVNVAPPSEMVVPSRANNLSPLPIESSLTARAKSKSVSSSSKAATARLLKLPMKPSQSKKNYVAPKRKLGLDSSSSPLTAAKKKLKAHLRLPPNLTPRKQNLNPVATPLSSKAKGKRPIFDSTPSPKLSGVNFKPYSSTLCYNDNARSLVKFTGFVDRIVKEFYTNLTDEIIEPKSPLYCKVFVRGHWFSFSPQDIAHALHLPLVVEDDDDLTSLDKDAVITELVGQKMVWPYNTIISVTNLTYTYAVLHKFATMNWKPTSHTATISFDMASFLYKVGTGIGINLAMFIYDQIIGFRKGNRRNLNLPFPQVIYKALSMQKKNLQRDQEDLVAFTTTASYKASATTTEAIDAPSTKKFKPQSLKFASNDIPHASSSTPTDSGLVATELAAVRASVDSLAARVMSIEGLQRSVLDAIQTFFQGSYYSIYVN; translated from the exons ATGGTGAAAACTCGTGGAACTTCCTCTAAGAAGACCCCTACTTCTCAATCCAGAAAAGTGCCCTATCCATCGCCTCCTCCATCTGTGTCAATGGCGCCTCCATCTGTTACAGCACTAGCCACATCTGTTGGGAAAACTTCCAAATCCAAGGTGCGCAAGAAGGTGTTCTCCCTCTGTACTGAACACCCCATGGTGTTTCCAAATATCACAGTTGATATTGTCAACGttgcaccaccatctgaaatGGTTGTGCCCTCTCGAGCCAATAACCTATCTCCTCTTCCGATTGAATCGTCTCTGACGGCTAGGGCAAAATCAAAATCTGTTTCATCCTCTTCCAAAGCTGCTACTGCTAGGTTACTCAAGCTGCCCATGAAGCCAAGCCAATCTAAGAAAAATTATGTTGCTCCAAAAAGAAAATTAGGGTTGGACTCATCTTCTTCCCCCTTGACTGCTgctaagaaaaaattgaaggcTCATCTCCGTCTTCCTCCGAATCTGACCCCGAGGAAGCAAAATCTGA ATCCAGTTGCAACTCCTTTGTCATCCAAGGCTAAAGGCAAGAGACCTATTTTTGATTCTACACCATCTCCAAAACTTTCAGGTGTTAATTTCAAACCTTATTCTTCAACTCTTTGTTATAATGACAATGCTC GTTCTTTGGTTAAATTTACTGGCTTTGTGGATAGAATAGTCAAGGAATTCTATACCAATCTTACTGATGAAATTATTGAACCTAAATCTCCTCTGTATTGTAAAGTGTTTGTTAGGGGCCATTGGTTCTCTTTTTCTCCACAAGATATTGCCCATGCTTTGCATCTTCCTCTTGTTGTCGAGGATGATGATGATCTTACCTCTCTTGACAAGGATGCGGTTATCACTGAATTAGTAGGGCAAAAAATGGTATGGCCATATAATACAATCATCTCGGTCACTAATCTCACCTACACTTATGCTGTTCTCCATAAGTTTGCCACAATGAATTGGAAACCAACTTCTCACACCGCAACTATCTCATTTGACATGGCCTCTTTTTTGTACAAAGTGGGGACCGGAATTGGTATAAACTTGGCTATGTTTATCTATGATCAAATCATTGGATTTCGAAAAGGTAATAGGAGAAACTTGAATCTTCCTTTCCCTCAAGTTATTTATAAAGCTCTGAGTATGCAGAAAAAAAATCTCCAGCGTGATCAAGAAGACTTGGTGGCTTTCACTACTACTGCTTCCTACAAGGCCTCTGCTACAACTACTGAAGCCATTGATGCTCCATCAACCAAGAAATTCAAGCCCCAATCTTTGAAGTTTGCCTCGAATGACATTCCTCATGCATCCTCCTCTACTCCCACAGATTCAGGACTTGTTGCTACAGAACTAGCTGCTGTTCGAGCCTCTGTTGATTCTTTGGCTGCTCGAGTGATGTCAATTGAAGGACTGCAACGTTCTGTGTTGGATGCTATTCAAACTTTTTTCCAAGGATCCT ATTATTCAATATATGTTAATTGA
- the LOC133794731 gene encoding annexin D4-like, whose amino-acid sequence MATPNQIQSLTKAFQGVGVDENTLITIMGKWQPGEANTFRKESNFFEKDTQHLIYLWKQGDVIRIKKEFLLFKNAVILWMMHPWERDARLLKKAINDGPQSYNVLVEIACTRSSDQLLGARKAYHSLFDSSIEEDTSSQVKSNERKFLVCLVSVYRYEGTMVNNEVATFDALALVDAITSEIRNQIDVLRRGLHGGKNVEGEKSLLDNDDVLKILTTRSKRHLMAVCEVYKRYARRNLDEDFEDPKYTRLKETIQCLCAPQKYFTKVLDTALKNGVNTRVNKALTRVIVTRTDIDMKKIKEEFQNQYGVELSKKIEEIANGNYKDFLLTLVKRGN is encoded by the exons ATGGCTACCCCTAACCAAATTCAAAGTCTCACCAAGGCTTTCCAAG gaGTTGGAGTGGACGAGAATACATTGATAACAATTATGGGGAAATGGCAACCGGGAGAAGCAAAcacattcagaaaagaaagtaatTTCTTTGAAAAAGATACACAACACCTCATCTACCTTTGGAAACAAGGCGATGTTATAAGAATTAAGAAAGAGTTCTTGCTTTTCAAG AATGCTGTGATTTTGTGGATGATGCATCCATGGGAACGAGATGCTCGATTGTTAAAGAAAGCCATAAACGATGGGCCACAGTCTTACAACGTGCTTGTTGAGATCGCATGCACCAGATCATCTGACCAGCTATTGGGTGCTAGGAAGGCTTACCATTCCCTCTTTGACAGCTCTATTGAGGAAGACACTTCTTCCCAAGTCAAAAGTAATGAACGTAAG TTTTTGGTGTGTCTTGTGAGTGTGTATAGATATGAAGGAACAATGGTGAATAATGAGGTCGCAACATTTGACGCACTGGCACTTGTCGATGCCATTACAAGTGAAATCCGCAAT CAAATTGATGTACTAAGGAGAGGCTTGCATGGAGGAAAAAATGTGGAGGGTGAAAAGAGCCTCCTTGATAACGATGATGTCTTAAAGATACTAACCACAAGGAGCAAACGTCATCTTATGGCCGTATGTGAGGTATACAAGAGATATGCTAGGAGGAACTTAGATGAG GATTTTGAGGACCCTAAATATACGAGGCTAAAAGAGACAATACAATGTTTATGTGCTCCCCAAAAATATTTCACTAAG GTACTAGACACAGCACTTAAGAATGGTGTTAATACAAGAGTGAATAAAGCACTGACTAGAGTAATTGTCACTCGAACTGACATTGATATGAAGAAGATAAAAGAAGAATTCCAAAACCAGTATGGAGTGGAACTatccaagaaaattgaagaaatcgCAAATGGGAACTACAAGGATTTCTTACTTACCTTGGTTAAAAGAGGAAATTAA